From Chryseobacterium sp. H1D6B, a single genomic window includes:
- a CDS encoding ribonucleoside-diphosphate reductase subunit alpha, whose amino-acid sequence MKIMEEQNNNIWWLNEESEQMLNRGYLLKGETVDGAIDRITTAAAKKLYKPELQPAFKEMIMKGWISFSSPVWANMGTQRGLPISCFNVHIPDSIEGITHKMGEVIMQTKIGGGTSGYFGELRNRGTAVTDNGKSSGAVSFMKLFDTAMDVVSQGGVRRGAFAAYLDIDHGDIEEFLSIKDIGSPIQNLFTGICVPDYWMQDMIDGDMDKRKIWARVLESRQQKGLPYIFFTDNVNRNKPQVYKDLGMTVNASNLCSEIMLPSTREESFICCLSSMNLELYDEWKDTDAVKLAVYFLDAVLTEFIEKTEGNYYLQGARNFAMRHRALGLGVLGYHSYLQKNMIPFESFEATQFNARAFRHIKEQSEQASRELANIYGEPELLKGYGLRNTTTMAIAPTTSSSAILGQTSPGIEPFASNYYKAGLAKGNFMRKNKYLAKLLEEKGLDNEETWRTIMLNHGSVQHLNELTEEEKAVFKTFKEISPMEIISQAAQRQQYIDQAQSLNLQIPSTMPVKDVNYLYIEAWKKGVKTLYYQRSSSVSKEMMVNFVSCSSCEA is encoded by the coding sequence ATAAAAATTATGGAGGAACAGAATAACAATATATGGTGGCTCAATGAAGAGTCTGAGCAGATGCTGAACAGAGGCTACCTTCTAAAAGGGGAAACCGTAGACGGCGCAATAGACAGAATCACCACTGCCGCTGCAAAAAAATTATACAAGCCGGAATTACAGCCTGCTTTCAAGGAAATGATCATGAAAGGATGGATCAGTTTCTCCTCACCGGTATGGGCGAACATGGGAACTCAGAGAGGTCTTCCAATCTCTTGTTTTAATGTTCATATTCCAGACAGTATTGAAGGAATTACGCATAAAATGGGTGAAGTGATCATGCAGACGAAAATTGGCGGCGGAACTTCAGGGTATTTTGGGGAACTTCGTAACAGAGGTACCGCTGTAACTGATAACGGAAAATCTTCAGGAGCTGTTTCTTTCATGAAATTGTTTGATACTGCAATGGATGTGGTTTCACAAGGAGGGGTAAGAAGAGGTGCTTTTGCGGCTTATCTTGATATCGACCACGGTGACATTGAAGAATTTTTATCCATTAAAGATATCGGAAGTCCTATTCAGAACTTATTTACAGGGATATGTGTTCCGGATTACTGGATGCAGGATATGATCGACGGTGATATGGACAAGCGTAAGATCTGGGCAAGAGTCTTAGAAAGCCGCCAGCAGAAAGGTCTTCCTTATATTTTCTTCACAGATAATGTGAACAGAAATAAACCTCAGGTTTATAAAGATTTAGGAATGACTGTAAACGCGAGCAACCTTTGTTCTGAAATCATGCTTCCTTCCACTAGAGAAGAATCTTTCATCTGCTGTTTATCTTCTATGAATTTAGAATTGTATGATGAGTGGAAAGATACAGATGCAGTGAAACTTGCTGTTTACTTTCTAGATGCTGTTTTAACTGAATTTATTGAAAAAACTGAAGGGAACTACTATTTACAAGGAGCAAGAAACTTCGCAATGCGTCACAGAGCACTTGGTTTAGGAGTTTTAGGATATCATTCTTATTTACAGAAAAACATGATCCCTTTTGAAAGCTTTGAAGCGACTCAATTCAATGCAAGAGCTTTCAGACACATCAAAGAACAGTCTGAGCAGGCTTCTAGAGAATTAGCTAATATTTACGGTGAACCTGAATTGTTAAAAGGATACGGACTTCGTAATACTACAACAATGGCTATTGCTCCTACTACTTCTAGTTCTGCAATTTTAGGACAGACTTCTCCTGGAATTGAGCCTTTCGCTTCTAACTATTATAAGGCGGGGCTGGCTAAAGGAAACTTTATGCGTAAAAACAAATACTTAGCAAAACTATTGGAAGAAAAAGGATTGGACAATGAGGAAACTTGGAGAACGATCATGCTTAACCATGGTTCTGTACAGCATTTGAATGAGCTTACGGAAGAAGAGAAAGCAGTATTTAAAACATTCAAGGAAATCTCTCCAATGGAGATCATTTCGCAGGCTGCACAGAGACAGCAGTACATTGACCAGGCACAGTCATTGAACTTGCAGATTCCATCTACAATGCCGGTAAAAGATGTTAACTATCTGTATATCGAGGCTTGGAAAAAAGGAGTAAAAACGCTTTATTATCAAAGGAGTTCTTCTGTTTCTAAGGAAATGATGGTAAACTTCGTCTCATGTTCAAGCTGTGAGGCATAG
- a CDS encoding alpha/beta fold hydrolase, giving the protein MEKLILKTQDNLSITAHIFVPEKSSQKVLLINAATGVKQQVYFSFAQFFSEQGFTVITYDYRGIGLSKPEKMRGFNASMRIWGSKDYKTLTQYIRTRFSDYKKYCLGHSVGALILGMNEDSEIFEEFIFVGTQNAFVGNLKFKTKIEAYLGFGIAQPVTTQLLGYFPAHWFGLGESLPKNCAYDWRTLILNKKSTNRLLEEIDDYSKKLTQKVFVIRAEDDVWLTEKGVESLLNDTYPNLKPTYRLIQTSESEKGEIGHVNFFRSYNKKLWDIILNELTDK; this is encoded by the coding sequence ATGGAAAAACTAATTCTCAAGACTCAAGATAATCTTTCTATTACCGCCCACATTTTTGTACCGGAAAAAAGCAGTCAGAAAGTTTTACTGATCAATGCAGCTACTGGAGTAAAGCAGCAGGTTTACTTCTCTTTTGCACAATTTTTTTCAGAACAGGGATTTACCGTTATTACCTATGATTACCGTGGTATCGGTCTTTCAAAACCTGAAAAAATGAGAGGATTTAATGCCTCAATGAGAATCTGGGGATCTAAAGATTATAAAACACTTACACAGTATATCAGAACCCGATTTTCAGACTATAAAAAATACTGTTTAGGGCATTCAGTAGGAGCATTGATTTTAGGAATGAATGAAGACTCTGAAATATTTGAGGAATTTATTTTTGTAGGAACACAAAATGCCTTCGTTGGAAATTTAAAATTCAAGACTAAAATTGAAGCTTATCTCGGTTTTGGGATTGCACAGCCTGTAACTACACAACTATTGGGTTATTTTCCAGCACATTGGTTCGGGTTAGGAGAAAGTCTTCCAAAAAATTGCGCTTATGACTGGAGAACCTTAATTTTGAATAAGAAATCAACCAACAGATTACTGGAAGAAATTGATGATTATTCTAAAAAATTAACGCAGAAAGTATTTGTAATTCGGGCAGAAGATGATGTGTGGCTCACAGAGAAAGGAGTGGAGAGTTTATTAAATGATACTTACCCTAATCTTAAACCGACTTACCGGCTAATACAAACCTCAGAATCTGAAAAAGGAGAAATAGGACACGTTAATTTTTTTAGGAGCTACAATAAAAAGCTTTGGGATATTATTTTAAACGAATTAACAGATAAATGA
- a CDS encoding TonB-dependent receptor, translating into MKKKIICAFALLSFGFAFSQETSSKIFGRLKGITSEMTVKVVHVPTNSTFETKSNSKGQFSLDNLQPGGPYTIEVSDGSQVIYSNTNIQLSLGNNDLPVVEVNNREKVIDEVKLTSKRTVVKNGVGISQAQIAGLPNINRGIQDVTKLVPQSANNSFNGTNFRYNNVTIDGSINNDAIGFSPSLGGQTGTSGMPGSSTRSNSISLDAIQDVQVYIAPYDVKLGNFLGGSINAVTRSGSNDITGSLYVYGRNASITGNNRIGDNSKMPSSFEDFIYGGRVGLPVVKDKLFLFTNMEYTKRTDPVFYNANDPNALITDAVAQQISDFVKNKYNFNVGSFDQYNNFSESSKLFNKLDWKINDKHTLSIKNNTVFSQASNLERDGANFRFSSMDYIQKNTSSSTTLELKSRFNDKWNNNLVLGYSSIHDYRDPTSSNAMFPQVEIAYNGGTLLLGNDREATVFNMKQKTFEITDNLTYKTGIHTFLLGTHNELYNIDYGFVNALNGRISYKSLNDFYNANPARIRGTYPFNGDSRETIFNNPYAQYKVNLLSLYFQDEINLGKLRLSPGVRVDYTDLPNKPLLSPKVTTSPADPNYGNTYTYTPLSQLTNNYLNKPTFSPRLGFTLDVTEDRSVVLRGGSGIFVGRIPFAWLGYAYYNDGVGFGSYDYNAPTAAQLAANGDPLVSGNFPKWQNSSKVQVDLIDNNFKMPRVWRSSLAVDYTVAGYKLTLEGIYTKVLYDLKFQQVNKTDNVTYYSYDVNHEMPIYTTNINSNFSNAYLLSNTKEGYRYNLTAQLSKSYNFGFNFFVAYTYGDAKDITNGIRNSMESNWQMNQSLTPNNPQLTTSNFAIKNRVLANVGYSVNLSSSNRLSANVYFNAQSGNPFSWGFVNSTIANTGQAAGLSYIFKDAAEAAKYIVPIKDGAGNVLVSAQQQIADYENFVNSNKYLSSRRGKFTERNGDVTPWNIQADFKIMDEIRLSPKSKNNIQISLSIINLTNLLNKNWGKVYFVPNTFNSTASVGLTKVGNVAAGQPAAGDPTYNFSTPGLPYTIDQFASRFQAQLGVRYNF; encoded by the coding sequence ATGAAGAAAAAAATTATCTGTGCTTTTGCTTTATTGTCCTTTGGGTTTGCATTTTCACAGGAAACCAGCTCTAAGATTTTTGGCCGGTTAAAAGGAATCACTTCCGAAATGACTGTAAAAGTAGTGCATGTACCTACTAACAGTACTTTTGAAACAAAAAGCAACAGTAAGGGGCAGTTCAGCTTAGATAACTTACAGCCGGGAGGACCTTATACGATTGAGGTTTCAGACGGTTCACAAGTCATTTACTCTAACACAAATATTCAGCTTTCATTGGGGAATAATGATCTGCCGGTAGTGGAAGTTAATAACAGGGAGAAGGTAATTGATGAGGTGAAACTTACTTCTAAAAGAACCGTTGTAAAAAACGGAGTAGGAATCAGCCAGGCTCAGATCGCCGGACTTCCTAATATCAACAGAGGAATTCAGGATGTTACAAAACTGGTTCCGCAGAGTGCTAACAACTCTTTTAACGGAACCAACTTCCGTTATAACAACGTTACCATTGACGGATCTATTAATAATGATGCGATTGGTTTCAGCCCTTCTTTAGGAGGACAGACAGGAACTTCAGGAATGCCTGGAAGCAGTACACGTTCAAACTCGATCAGTTTAGATGCTATTCAGGATGTGCAGGTGTATATTGCTCCTTATGATGTAAAGCTGGGGAATTTCTTGGGTGGAAGCATCAATGCAGTTACCCGAAGCGGAAGTAATGATATTACCGGATCTTTATATGTTTATGGAAGAAATGCTTCTATTACCGGAAACAACAGAATCGGCGACAATTCAAAAATGCCGAGTTCTTTTGAAGATTTTATTTACGGAGGAAGAGTAGGGCTTCCCGTTGTAAAAGATAAATTGTTCTTGTTCACCAATATGGAATACACCAAAAGAACAGATCCTGTTTTCTATAATGCCAACGATCCTAATGCATTAATCACTGATGCTGTGGCACAGCAGATCTCTGATTTTGTGAAAAATAAATATAATTTCAATGTAGGAAGTTTTGACCAGTACAATAATTTCTCCGAAAGTTCTAAACTTTTCAATAAATTAGACTGGAAGATCAATGATAAACATACCTTATCGATTAAAAACAATACGGTATTCTCACAAGCTTCAAACCTTGAAAGAGACGGCGCGAATTTCAGATTTTCTAGTATGGACTACATTCAGAAGAACACCTCTTCTTCTACCACATTAGAATTAAAAAGCCGTTTTAATGATAAATGGAATAATAATTTAGTATTAGGATATTCTTCTATCCATGATTATAGGGATCCTACTTCTTCTAATGCGATGTTTCCACAGGTGGAAATAGCGTATAACGGAGGGACTCTTTTATTAGGAAATGACAGAGAGGCTACTGTTTTCAATATGAAACAGAAGACTTTTGAAATTACAGATAATCTAACCTATAAAACAGGGATTCACACTTTCTTATTAGGAACCCATAATGAGTTATACAATATTGACTATGGTTTTGTAAATGCTCTTAACGGAAGAATTTCTTACAAGAGTTTAAATGATTTTTATAATGCTAATCCGGCAAGAATAAGAGGGACTTATCCATTCAACGGAGACAGCAGAGAGACTATTTTCAATAATCCTTATGCTCAATATAAAGTTAATCTTCTTTCCTTGTATTTCCAGGATGAGATCAATTTAGGAAAATTGAGACTTTCACCAGGAGTAAGAGTAGATTATACGGATCTGCCTAATAAACCTCTTTTAAGTCCAAAAGTGACCACTTCTCCTGCGGATCCTAATTATGGAAATACCTATACTTATACGCCACTGAGCCAGCTTACTAATAATTATCTTAACAAGCCTACTTTCTCTCCAAGACTAGGATTTACATTGGATGTTACTGAAGACAGATCGGTTGTATTAAGAGGAGGTTCCGGTATCTTTGTGGGAAGAATTCCATTTGCATGGTTAGGATATGCATATTATAATGACGGGGTAGGTTTTGGAAGTTATGACTATAATGCACCTACGGCGGCACAGCTTGCTGCTAATGGAGATCCTTTGGTAAGCGGTAATTTCCCGAAATGGCAGAATTCTTCTAAAGTACAGGTAGACCTTATTGATAATAACTTTAAAATGCCGAGAGTGTGGAGAAGTTCATTAGCTGTTGATTATACAGTTGCCGGATATAAGCTTACTTTAGAAGGTATTTATACAAAAGTATTGTACGATCTGAAATTCCAGCAGGTGAATAAAACAGATAATGTAACGTATTACAGTTATGATGTGAATCATGAAATGCCGATCTACACTACGAATATCAATAGTAATTTCTCTAATGCCTATCTTTTATCCAATACCAAAGAAGGGTACCGATATAACTTAACGGCACAGCTTTCTAAATCTTATAACTTTGGATTTAATTTCTTTGTTGCCTATACTTATGGTGATGCTAAAGATATTACAAATGGTATTAGAAACTCTATGGAAAGTAACTGGCAGATGAACCAGTCTCTGACCCCTAACAATCCACAGCTTACTACTTCTAATTTTGCGATCAAAAACAGAGTGTTGGCTAATGTTGGGTATTCTGTTAATCTTTCTTCATCTAATAGATTATCTGCTAATGTGTATTTTAATGCACAGTCTGGAAATCCTTTCTCTTGGGGATTTGTGAACAGTACAATTGCTAATACAGGCCAGGCCGCAGGACTTTCTTACATCTTCAAAGATGCCGCGGAAGCAGCGAAATATATTGTTCCTATAAAAGATGGTGCCGGTAATGTTTTGGTGTCTGCACAACAGCAGATTGCAGATTATGAAAACTTCGTCAACAGCAATAAATATTTAAGCTCACGAAGAGGTAAGTTTACAGAGAGAAATGGTGATGTTACACCATGGAATATACAAGCTGATTTCAAAATCATGGATGAAATAAGACTTAGTCCAAAATCTAAAAATAACATACAGATTTCATTAAGTATCATCAACCTTACGAACTTATTGAATAAAAACTGGGGGAAAGTTTATTTTGTACCTAATACCTTTAACTCTACAGCAAGTGTAGGATTAACCAAAGTAGGAAACGTAGCTGCAGGACAGCCTGCCGCCGGAGATCCTACTTATAACTTCAGCACTCCGGGACTGCCTTATACTATTGATCAGTTTGCATCAAGGTTCCAGGCTCAGTTAGGAGTTAGATATAACTTTTAA
- a CDS encoding ABC transporter permease, whose protein sequence is MFDLDRWQEIFSSIRSNVLRTVLSGFTVALGLFIFIVLFGIGKGLQNAFTEGFAGDAQNLISIVTGKTTIAYNGLQSNRTVTMNNDDYDVLVNSDKEKVEYSTPRYTTHLMVKYGKESGTYQVNGANPEEKFIENRKMLEGRYLTPTDLDRKQNVAVIGRMVQRDLIKNGSPVGKDLNINGTMFKVVGVFSDDGGDWDERHIAIPVTTLQQMKKGSDTVSIIYIAYNEKLQPAEAIKYGDELKNKLKARKSVSPDDENGVRVWNNAKNMNETFMFIAVITAIVTFIGLGTLLAGIIGISNIMVYIVKERTKEIGVRKAIGAKPRSIVALIVQESVVITVFSGFIGVGLGVLALNLIGNNLEEYFIKSPSVGWATIITAFIALVFSGLIAGFVPAYRASKIKPIEALRTE, encoded by the coding sequence ATGTTTGACCTAGATCGTTGGCAGGAAATATTCAGTTCTATCCGCAGTAATGTATTGCGGACAGTACTTTCAGGGTTTACGGTAGCTTTAGGTTTATTTATTTTTATTGTTCTTTTTGGTATTGGAAAAGGACTTCAGAATGCATTTACTGAAGGTTTTGCTGGGGATGCCCAAAACTTAATTTCTATTGTTACAGGGAAAACGACGATAGCCTATAATGGGCTGCAGTCTAACAGAACTGTTACAATGAATAATGATGACTATGACGTTTTAGTAAACAGTGATAAAGAAAAGGTAGAGTATTCTACTCCTAGATACACCACGCATTTGATGGTGAAATACGGGAAGGAAAGCGGTACCTATCAGGTCAATGGAGCCAATCCAGAAGAGAAATTTATAGAAAACCGTAAAATGCTTGAAGGGCGTTATCTTACCCCTACAGATTTAGACAGAAAGCAGAATGTAGCAGTGATAGGAAGAATGGTACAGCGGGATTTGATAAAAAATGGAAGTCCTGTAGGAAAAGATCTCAATATTAACGGAACCATGTTTAAGGTAGTAGGCGTATTTTCCGATGACGGAGGAGACTGGGATGAAAGACATATCGCAATTCCTGTAACTACTCTGCAGCAGATGAAAAAAGGTTCTGATACGGTAAGTATTATTTATATAGCCTACAATGAAAAATTGCAGCCCGCGGAAGCTATTAAGTACGGGGACGAATTAAAAAACAAGCTGAAAGCAAGAAAAAGTGTTTCTCCAGATGATGAAAACGGCGTCCGTGTATGGAACAATGCTAAAAATATGAATGAAACATTTATGTTTATCGCTGTAATTACGGCAATTGTGACATTTATCGGGCTTGGAACTTTATTAGCGGGAATTATCGGGATCAGCAATATCATGGTTTACATCGTAAAAGAAAGAACTAAGGAAATAGGCGTAAGAAAAGCCATTGGTGCCAAGCCGAGAAGTATTGTAGCATTGATTGTCCAGGAAAGTGTTGTTATTACTGTGTTTTCAGGATTTATCGGAGTAGGATTAGGCGTACTTGCTTTAAATTTAATTGGAAATAATTTAGAAGAATATTTTATTAAAAGCCCGAGTGTGGGCTGGGCAACTATCATAACAGCATTTATTGCACTTGTATTTTCAGGACTGATAGCAGGATTTGTCCCGGCTTACAGAGCATCAAAGATTAAACCGATAGAAGCACTAAGAACAGAATAA
- a CDS encoding ribonucleotide-diphosphate reductase subunit beta translates to MGIFDKRVSYKPFEYPEVLQFVEAINKSFWVHSEVDFTADVQDFHSQLEPHEKHAVKNALLAIAQIEVSVKTFWGNLYNHMPKPELNGLGATFAECEFRHSEAYSRLVEVLGYSEEFSNVIEIPAVKKRIDFLSNVLKHANSTTPKEYVSSLLLFSILIENVSLFSQFAIILSFTRFKGYMKNVSNIIAWTSIDEQIHANAGIYLINKIREEQPDLLTDSDIEDIYTLVDQSVDLEGEIIDWIFELGELSFFSKEDLLNFMKYRVDDSLKKINMDTRYNITPEQYRPMKWFEEEVFANSMDDFFAKRPVDYTKHDKSITANDLF, encoded by the coding sequence ATGGGAATTTTTGATAAAAGAGTAAGTTATAAACCATTTGAATACCCTGAGGTTCTTCAATTTGTAGAAGCTATCAACAAATCATTCTGGGTACATTCGGAAGTGGATTTTACCGCAGATGTTCAGGATTTTCATTCACAATTGGAGCCGCACGAAAAACATGCTGTGAAAAATGCGCTTTTAGCCATTGCACAGATCGAGGTGTCTGTAAAGACATTCTGGGGAAACCTGTACAATCATATGCCAAAGCCTGAATTAAACGGTCTTGGAGCTACTTTTGCAGAATGCGAATTCCGTCATTCTGAAGCCTATTCCCGCCTGGTAGAAGTATTAGGATACAGCGAAGAATTTTCTAATGTCATAGAAATTCCTGCTGTAAAGAAGAGAATTGATTTCTTATCAAATGTTCTGAAGCATGCGAATTCTACAACTCCGAAAGAATACGTTTCTTCTCTTTTATTATTCAGTATTTTGATTGAAAATGTATCGCTTTTCTCACAATTTGCAATCATTCTTTCTTTCACAAGATTTAAAGGATACATGAAAAATGTTTCTAATATCATCGCCTGGACCTCTATTGATGAACAGATTCACGCTAATGCAGGAATTTATTTAATCAACAAAATCCGTGAAGAACAGCCTGATCTTTTAACTGATTCTGACATTGAAGACATCTATACTTTAGTGGATCAATCTGTAGACTTAGAGGGTGAAATTATTGACTGGATCTTTGAATTAGGGGAATTAAGTTTCTTCTCAAAAGAAGATCTGTTAAACTTCATGAAATACCGTGTTGACGACAGTTTAAAGAAAATTAACATGGATACCCGTTACAATATTACTCCGGAGCAGTACCGCCCGATGAAATGGTTTGAAGAAGAAGTTTTCGCCAATTCTATGGATGATTTCTTTGCAAAAAGACCTGTAGATTACACAAAGCACGACAAGAGTATTACGGCTAACGATTTGTTTTAA
- a CDS encoding HD domain-containing protein, translating to MKSTIDNTVEFVKKQLEGAEAGHDWFHIERVWKLSKKIAAAEECNQDVVELAALLHDIADPKFHDGDETLALKISRDFLESQKVPEDVILQVLFVIKNISFKNRGEVPENLPIELKIVQDADRIDAIGAIGIARTFNFGGFKNNLMYHPDIEPKLRMSKDEYKKSNGTTINHFYEKLLLLKDLMNTDEGKKIAEERHNYMLLFLDQFYKEWNVD from the coding sequence ATGAAAAGTACAATTGACAACACGGTAGAATTTGTAAAGAAACAGTTAGAAGGAGCAGAAGCAGGCCATGATTGGTTTCATATTGAAAGAGTATGGAAACTTTCAAAAAAAATAGCAGCTGCTGAAGAATGTAATCAAGATGTGGTAGAACTTGCGGCACTGCTTCATGATATTGCAGATCCTAAATTTCATGATGGTGATGAGACCTTAGCATTAAAGATATCAAGAGACTTTTTAGAAAGCCAGAAGGTACCCGAAGATGTGATCCTCCAGGTTTTATTTGTTATCAAAAATATATCTTTTAAAAATAGGGGGGAAGTACCTGAAAATCTTCCGATAGAACTTAAAATTGTACAGGATGCCGACCGTATAGATGCTATCGGGGCTATTGGGATCGCAAGGACATTCAATTTTGGAGGCTTTAAAAATAACCTGATGTATCATCCTGATATAGAGCCAAAGCTTAGGATGTCAAAAGACGAATACAAAAAATCTAATGGGACTACGATCAATCATTTCTATGAAAAATTACTGCTTTTAAAAGATCTGATGAATACGGATGAAGGAAAAAAAATAGCCGAGGAAAGACATAATTATATGCTGCTTTTCCTCGACCAGTTTTACAAAGAATGGAATGTAGATTAG
- a CDS encoding DUF72 domain-containing protein: MKFGQVEDPSKIDFTLPKDHPRTKEILSQNKKGLENISIGCAKWNKTDLKGFYPKGTKDELTYYGTQFNSIELNATFYGMPTPEQVITWKEKTPEDFKFFPKITNTVSHFRRLIDVTEPVTQFATSVINFGDKLGMVFLQLHDNFKPKDYDRLEKFVKEWPKEVPLAIELRNTEWFTDEEIFNTTCELFEAHQITNIIVDTAGRRDMLHMRLTTPNAFIRYVGANAESDYERLDDWLKHLTKWKKEGLQNLYFFVHQNIEKASPLLSAYLIKKMNEEWKTDLPEPKMAAENTATLF; encoded by the coding sequence ATGAAATTCGGACAAGTAGAAGATCCTTCCAAAATAGATTTTACACTCCCAAAAGATCATCCCAGAACAAAAGAAATTTTAAGCCAGAACAAAAAAGGACTTGAAAATATATCGATCGGCTGTGCAAAATGGAACAAAACAGATCTTAAAGGATTTTATCCTAAAGGAACAAAAGATGAATTAACCTATTACGGAACACAATTTAATTCCATTGAATTAAATGCTACATTTTATGGAATGCCTACTCCAGAACAGGTCATAACATGGAAAGAGAAAACTCCTGAAGATTTCAAGTTTTTCCCTAAGATCACCAATACAGTCTCTCACTTCAGAAGATTAATTGACGTCACAGAACCTGTGACACAGTTTGCAACATCTGTAATTAATTTTGGGGACAAGCTGGGAATGGTCTTTCTCCAGCTTCATGATAATTTTAAACCAAAAGATTATGACAGATTAGAAAAATTCGTAAAAGAATGGCCTAAAGAAGTTCCTTTAGCAATTGAGCTGAGAAATACAGAATGGTTTACAGATGAAGAAATATTTAATACTACCTGTGAGCTTTTTGAAGCACACCAGATCACAAACATCATTGTAGATACCGCAGGAAGAAGAGATATGCTTCATATGCGCCTTACAACTCCCAATGCATTCATCAGATATGTAGGAGCCAATGCAGAAAGTGACTATGAAAGATTAGACGACTGGCTGAAGCATTTAACAAAGTGGAAAAAAGAAGGACTTCAAAACTTATATTTCTTTGTTCACCAGAATATTGAAAAAGCATCTCCTCTATTATCAGCCTATCTGATAAAAAAAATGAATGAGGAATGGAAAACTGATCTTCCTGAACCAAAAATGGCCGCTGAAAATACAGCTACCTTATTTTAA
- a CDS encoding ABC transporter ATP-binding protein yields the protein MLVIQNLHKSYDTGKSKLHVLKGINLDISEGEFVSIMGSSGSGKSTLLNIIGILDEKDSGTYELDGVPIEHLSEVKAAEYRSKFLGFIFQSFNLIGYKTALDNVALPLYYQNVPRKERDKKAMEYLEKVGLAQWATHLPNELSGGQKQRVAIARALITNPKVVLADEPTGALDSKTTHDIMKLLQDINNEGKTIIVVTHEPDVAAQTKRNVILRDGIIESDEFIKQIVL from the coding sequence ATGTTAGTAATTCAGAATTTACATAAATCATACGATACAGGGAAAAGTAAACTGCACGTTCTCAAGGGGATCAATCTTGATATCTCTGAAGGCGAGTTTGTTTCCATCATGGGAAGTTCCGGTTCAGGAAAATCGACACTCCTTAATATTATTGGTATTCTGGATGAAAAAGATTCCGGGACTTATGAGCTGGATGGTGTTCCTATCGAGCATTTGTCTGAAGTGAAAGCGGCTGAGTACAGAAGTAAGTTTTTAGGTTTCATTTTTCAGTCTTTTAACCTTATCGGATACAAAACTGCTTTAGATAATGTTGCCCTTCCTTTATACTATCAAAATGTACCAAGGAAAGAGCGTGACAAAAAAGCAATGGAATATCTGGAAAAGGTAGGACTTGCGCAGTGGGCAACCCACCTTCCGAATGAACTTTCTGGGGGACAAAAGCAGAGAGTAGCTATTGCCAGAGCATTAATTACCAATCCTAAAGTGGTCCTTGCCGATGAACCTACTGGAGCATTAGATTCCAAAACAACCCACGATATTATGAAACTTCTTCAGGATATTAATAATGAAGGAAAAACAATTATTGTGGTTACCCACGAACCGGATGTTGCCGCACAGACCAAAAGGAATGTGATCCTGAGAGACGGCATTATCGAAAGTGATGAATTTATAAAGCAGATTGTTTTATAA